GTCACCTTCAGCGGTGGCGGCGGCGCCTTCACCCCCGCCCGGACCGGCGCGTTCGGGCTGGCGCTGCTGACAACGGTGCTGTTCTGGCGGATCTACTTCTACCGGGCCGGACAGGTGCTGCCGCTGGCCATCACCCGGGCCCGGGACCCGGCCCGGCTCGGCCAGTCCGTCGCCTACACCCACCTGACCATGATCGCCGGCATCGTGCTGACCGGGGTCGGCTACGAACTGTCCATCGCCCATCCGCTCGGGCACAACCCGCCGGCCTGGCTCTTTGCCGTTCTCGGTGGGCCCGCGCTGTTCCTGGTCGGGCGGGCCGGCTTCGAGTACCAGGTGTTCGGCCGGGTGTCCCGGTCCCGGGTGGCCGGCCTGATCCTGCTGGGCGCGGTGGTGCCGGCAATGCTGAACATGTCACCACTGACCATCGCCGGCACCGCGGCCGGGATACTGCTCGGGGTCGCGCTCCTGGATTTTCGCCGCTCGCACGGCCGGGCACCGGAGCAGCCCGCGCCGCCGATCTGAGCCGCCGTGGAGTTCGGAAGGCGGCTCAGGCGGCGGTCGGCTGGGCGAGCGAGGCCAGCGCCCGGCGTACGTCGGCCAGCGACACGGTCGCCGAGTCGTCCAGGTCGGCGAGCCCCGCCTCGATCCACTGCCGCATCAGCGTGGTGACCCCGATTCCCCGGGCGTCGGCGGCCGCGCGGACCCGTTCGTAGGTGTCCAACGGCAGTCGTACGGACCGACTGACCATCGGCACGTCGGTGTCCGGGGTGGGCAGCTCGACCGGCTGCGCATCGTCGATCAGGTCCGCCAGCTGGTCGTCACCGGAGTGGAACTGCTTCGTCGCGTCGTGTCGGTTCATCGTCACCGCCTCCTCCTCGTCTCCGTGGTCGATTCCGTGACCGATCTCCGTGTCCTGGTGCGCGTGGTCGGCCCACCCCGGGGCGGGCTCATCGCCGTCGCCCCTGGACCGCCTCCTCGTAACGCTTGGACTCGACGTCCGTCAGGTCACGCGCGGAGAGGATGTCCCAGTCGTTGTCAACTTGATCGGCCTCGGCGAGCAGGATGGCCAGCCGACGCCCGCGTCGTGCGGTCGCGTACACGATCATCACGTCGTCGCCGAGGTGTCGGATGACCCGTCGTGCGCTGTGCAGCGCCTCCCACACCTCGCCGGGAGTGACGTCGTGGACCCTCAGGTTGCCCAGTGCCTCGTCGGTGAAGCTGAACCTGCTGCCCACGCGGGGAGCGTACCACGCACGTAACACGACGGGCAGTGGATAGCTGGTCGGCCGGCCTCCGGACGAAGGTGCGAGGATGGGAGCGGCGTCCCGGGACGGGAGAGTCCCGGCGACGATGGGCCAGATCCCTCTGGAGGGCCGTGGTGAAGCGTCAGGTGTACCAGCCGATCCTGATCACCGACGCCTCACGAAGCCAGGACGACCAGCTACGCAGCCGCCAACGGCGCTACATCGTGATGATGTCCATCCGGGCGCTCTGCGTCGTCCTCGGTGCCATCCTGGTCGGCGCCAAGGCACCACTGCTCTGGCTCTGGTTGCCGCTCTGCGCGGTCGGCATGGTCCTGATCCCGTGGTTGGCCGTACTGCTCGCCAACGACCGGCCGCCCAAGGACAAGCATCGGATCGGCGCCCGGATGCGCCGCTCACACATCGACGAGACCCCGCCGCGCGCTCTCGCCGCCGAGGAGCGGCCGCACCGGGTCATCGACGTCGAGCCCTGATCCGGGCCGAGCCGGCAGGAGAAGCCGCAGACCGGGCGGACGTCCGGTGGGCGCGGCACGCAACCGTCAGGAGGACCAGCAGTGGGTGACTGGGGCAGCGGGAACTTCGACAGCGACACCGCCGCGGACCACCTGTCGATGATCACCGACCGGTTGCTGACCGAGGTCGCCGAGGCGATGGCGGGCGACCCCGTACGGATCGAGCCGGACGAGTACTGGGGTGTCGCGGTGCCGTGCAACCTCGAACTGCTCTGCCGGTTCGCCGAACTGGGCTACGTCGGCGTGCAACTGCCGAACCCCGACCTCGCCGCCGAGTGGAAGCGGCGCTACCTGGCGGTCTGGGAAGAGAACATCGGCGAGTTCGAGTCGGCGGACTACCAGGAGCGGCGGCGGGCCGTACTGGAGGAGACGTTCGACCGGCTGATCGAGGCGTCCCGGCGCGAGACCGTGCACGCCCTCTGACCGGTCGTCGCGCCGGCTGACCGATCGCCTCCGGCCGCTACCGATCGTCATCCGGGCCTGTTCGCGCCGGTCCGGGCGCCGATCGGCCGATCGTCATCCGAGCCTGTTCGCCACCGGCCGGGCGCCGAGGGTGGAGACCGCCGCCGCACCGAGTTCCGCCGCCCGGCCCAGCGACTCGGCCGGCCCCGCTCCGGTCACCCAGGCCGCCAGCAGGCCGGCCGCGAACGCGTCCCCCGCGCCGGTCACGTCCCGGACCGGCACCCGGCGGGCCGCCGCGTCGACCATCCCGCCGTCCCGCTCGGCCCAGACCGAGCCGTCGGCGCCGTTCTTCACCACCGCGTGCCGGGTCACCCCGGCCAGCGTGCGGGCCTGGTCGGCCGGGGATCCCGGACCGGCCAGCACCGTCGCCTCGTCCGCGTTGGCGAGCAGCAGGTCGACATCCCGTACCCAGGCCAGGAACGCCGCCGGGCCGACCCGGCGCAGCGGCTCGGCGGAGGCCGCGTCGACGCTGGTGGTCAGCCCGCGTTCGCGCGCGACGGCCAACGCCCGCCGGCCCGCCTCCCGCGACCCGGCGTCCAACAGGGTGTACGCGGACAGGTGCAGATGGGCCGCGTCGGGTGCTTCCGCCAGCGCGGCCGCGACGTCGTCCGGAGCCAGTCGGAGGTTCGCGCCCCGCTCGGTGATCATGGTCCGTTCGCCGTCGCCGGCGAGCACTATCACCGTGCCGGTCGGGTCGTCCGGGTACCGGCGTACCGCGCACCGCACCCCCAGCCCGGTCAGCTCGGCGAGCCGGGACCGGCCGGCGTCGTCGGCGCCGACCGCCCCGACCAGGGTCACCGGATGTCCCCGCCAGGCCAGCCAGGCGGCGGTGTTGGCAGCCTGCCCGCCCCCGGTGACCCGGATCCCGGCCGGGGTGTCCGAGCCGGCCGCGAGCGGGCCGGAGAGCATCGCGACGACGTCGGTGACGATGTCGCCGACCACGACGATCCGGGCTGACGCCGAGGTCATCCCCGCTCGGCAGCGGCAGCGGCAGCGGCTGCACCGGCAGCGGCGGCGACGGCGATCTGAGCCGCCAACGCCGCGTTCCGCAGGATGATCCGGACGTTCACCGCCAGGCTCGCGCCCTCGGTGGCGGAGTGGAAGTGGGCCAGCAGGAACGGGGTGACCGCCTTGCCGGTGATCCCGTCGGCCGCCAGCCGGGCCAGCCCGTCGGCCAGGGTCCGGTCGTGCAACTCCGGATCGAGCTGCTCGTCCACCGGCAGCGGGTTGGCCACGATCACGGCGCTCGGCTGGACCCGGTGCGCGGCCCGGGCCGCCAGTACGGCGGCGGCCTGCTCCGGTGACTCGACCGACCAGTCGAGGTCGAAGCCACCGTCGGTGATGAAGAAGCCCGGGAACCGGCGGCTGCGGTAGCCCACCACCGCCACGCCCAGGGTCTCCAGCCGTTCCAGGGTCGCGCCGACATCCAGGATCGACTTCACGCCGGCACAGACCACCGTGATCGGCGTCCGGGCCAGGGTGATCAGGTCGGCGGACTCGTCGAAGGTCTGCGCCGCCTCCCGGTGCACCCCGCCGAGCCCACCGGTGGCGAACACGCCGATTCCCGCCACCGCGGCGACCGCGCTGGTGGCGGCGACCGTCGTCGCGCCGTCGGCGCCGCTCGCGGCAGCCACCGCCAGGTCGCGTACGGAGAGCTTGGCCACCCCGTCGGTACTGGCCAAACGGGTCAACTGAGCGTCGTCGAGACCCACCACCAGTTCGCCTTCGACCATGCCGATGGTCGCCGGCACCGCCCCGTTCGCCCGTACCGTGGCTTCGATCTCCCGGGCCACCCGCAGGTTGTCGGGGCGGGGCAGCCCGTGCGAGACGATCGTGCTCTCACAGGCGACAACGGGAAGTCCGGCGCGCAGGGCCTCGGCCACCTCGGCGCCGTACCGGATCTGAAAATCGGTCACGGCTGACCACCGTACGGGTCCCGCCGACGGGGTGTTCCGGTGGACCGTTCGGCAGTGACCTGCCAAACTTGAGCGTTGGCGGGGTCACTTAGGGAGGAATCACTGCCGTGAGCACAGAGGTTCTCGAGCGTCCGGAGCTGAAGGACGCGGACACCGGGCCGGAAATGTTCCACTACGTCCGGAAAGAAAGGATCGCCGAGAGTGCGGTCATGGGGACCTTCGTGATCGCACTGTGCGGCGAGACGTTTCCGGTCACCAAGGCGGCCAAGCCGGGTTCGCCGGTCTGTCCCCGCTGCAAGGAGATCTACGACTCCATGCGTGACTGAGCCGGTGCGGCGGGTCCCGCCGGCCGCGTAACACTGTGGTGACCGCCAGTGCCGCCCTGCTCCTCGCCGACCTGACCGGTGTCGCCATCTTCGCGGCCTCCGGTGCGTCCGCCGCGGTGGCGAAGCGGCTCGATTTGTTCGGGGTCGTCTTCGTCGGGTTCGTCGCCGCGCTCGGTGGCGGGATCTTCCGTGATCTGGTGATCGACGAGGCGCCGCCACTGGCCTTCGCCGACTGGCGGTACGCCGTGACCGCCGCGGTCACCGCTGCGGCGGTCTTCTGGCTGCATCCCCAGCTCGCCCGACTGCGTACCACCGTGCTGGTCCTCGACGCGGCCGGGCTCGCCCTGTTCACCGTCACCGGTACGCTCACCGCGCTGCACGCCGGCATGCCGCCGGTCGGTGCCTGCGTGATCGGCATGCTCACCGGGATCGGCGGCGGGCTCGGCCGGGACCTGCTCACCGGGGAGATCCCGGTGGTGCTGCGGCGGGAGATCTACGCGGTGGCGGCGCTGGTCGGGGCGGTCGCGGTGGTCGCCCTGGACCGGGCCGGCCTGGCCGGTCCCGGGCCGCTGACCGTCGCCGCGCTGTTCGTCTTCGTGGTCCGGCTGGTGGCCCTGCGCCGCCGCTGGTCCGCGCCGGTCGCCGCCGAGCGGTCGGCGCGCGAACCCCTGCCCGACCGGTCGGGCCCGGACGAGCCGTGACGGGTGTGGCGCTGGTGTCGGCTGGGTCCACCGGGGCCGGCTGGTTATGCTGACATGGCCTTCGCGCCAGCTCGACTCGATCCGGCCGCGAAGGCGTTTTTGTGTGGTCGGATACGTGCCGTCGGAGGGGAGTGTGCTGCGTGGGAGCCCGGCTGCCGGCCATCGAATCGTTCCCCTCGCTGCGGGCCTGGCAGCGTAAGGCGCTGGTCGAATACCTGCGACGCCGGTCCGACGACTTCCTGGCGGTCGCGACTCCCGGGGCCGGCAAGACGACGTTCGCGCTGCGGATCGCCGCCGAACTGCTCGCCGACGGCACCGTCGAGGCGGTCACCGTCGTCGCTCCGACCGAGCACCTGAAGACCCAGTGGTCCGTTGCCGCGGCCCGGGTCGGCATCCAGCTCGACGCCGCGTTCCGGAACGCCGACGTGCACTCGTCGAGCGACTTCCACGGTGCGGTGGTCACCTACGCCCAGGTCGGCATCGCACCACAGGTACACCGGCGCCGGACGATGACCCGACGCACCCTGGTGATCCTGGACGAGATCCACCACGCCGGGGACTCCCGGTCCTGGGGTGACGGGGTCAAGGCGGCCTTCGAGCCCGCCGTACGCCGCCTGATGCTGACCGGTACGCCGTTTCGGTCCGACGACAATCCGATCCCCTTCGTGAACTACGAGCGGGGCGGCGACGGCCTCCAACGGTCCCGCGCCGACTCCGTGTACGGCTACTCCGACGCCCTGAACGAGGGCGTGGTCCGCCCGGTGATCTTCCTGGCGTACTCGGGGGAGACCCGGTGGCGGACCAGTGCCGGCGACGAACTGGCCGCCCGGCTGGGCGAGCCGATGACCCAGGACCTGATCGCCCAGGCCTGGCGTACCGCCCTCGATCCGGCCGGCGACTGGATGCCGCAGGTGCTGCGGGCCGCCGACGCGCGGTTGGGCGTGCTCCGGGCGGGCGGGGTGTCCGACGCCGCGGGTCTGGTGATCGCCACCGACCAACAGACCGCCCGGGCGTACGCCCGGCTGATCGAGCGGCTGACCGGCGAGCGGGCGGTGGTGGTGCTCTCCGACGACCAGGGCTCCTCGGCCCGGATCGCGGCATTCGCCGAATCGGACCAGCGCTGGATGGTCGCGGTGCGGATGGTCTCCGAGGGCGTCGACATCCCCCGGCTGGCGGTCGGCGTCTACGCGACCAGTGCCTCCACCCCGCTGTTCTTCGCCCAGGCGATCGGCCGGTTCGTCCGGGCCCGCCGGCCCGGGGAGACCGCCTCGGTCTTCCTGCCCAGCGTGCCGCACCTGCTCGGGCTGGCCAGCGAGATGGAGGCCGAGCGGGACCACGTGCTCGGCGCGCCGAAGCGGGGCGACGGGCTGGACGACGAGTTGCTGGAGCGCGCCCAGCGTTCCGAGCAGGCGAGCGGGGAGTTGGAGAAGCGGTTCGAGGCGCTGTCCGCGACCGCCGAGCTGGACCAGGTGATCTTCGACGGCGCCTCCTTCGGCACCGCCGCCCAGGCCGGTACGCCGGAAGAGGAGGAGTACCTCGGCCTGCCGGGACTGCTCACCGCGGACCAGGTCTCGGTGCTGCTCAACAAGCGTCAGGCGGACCAGTTGGCCGCACAGCGGCGTCGGCAGGCCGGTGAACCGGCGCCGGCGCCCCGGACCGCCAGCGCGCCGCTGAGCGCGGCGGAACGGCGGGTCTCGTTGCGCCGCCAGCTCAACGCGTTGGTGGCGGCGCACCATCACCGTACGGGGCTGCCGCACGGCAAGATCCATGCGGAGCTGCGTCGCCGGTGCGGTGGGCCGCCCAGTGCACAGGCGACCATCGAGCAGCTCGAGGAGCGGATCGCCACCGTACAGACACTGTGATCCGGCGGCCCGTTGCTGGCCGAACGGCACCACGGACGGGCTTACGGAACGGCGCGACCGTACGGCGCACGGCGGGACGACCGGGATGGCCGGGATGGCCGGGGCCGAAGGCGCACCCCTGCCGGTGGAGCCCGCACGGGGCCCACCCGACGCACCCGCTCCGGTACGCCGATCCGGAATAGAGGACCGGAGGTGCCCTTTCGGAACACCTCCGGCCAGCTATGTCCTGTCTTGGTCAGTTCGCCATCAAATCGGCGCCACGCCAACTAAATTCCGGGTCAGCCGCGTACCGCACCGTGATCTTCACCAGATCCTCGGCGTACTTGTTCGCGTGATGTCCACAGAACACCAGTTCGCTCCCACCCGCGAGGGTGATCCGGAGCTTGCCGGCTGCGTTACAGCGGTCGCACCGTTCATCGGCGGCTGGGGGAGCCACCGTCTCGGGCGGCGGCGTGAGGGTCGGGGTCATCGCCTGTCCTCCTGCGGTCGTCACCGATGAACTCTCTCTTCGGTCATTGCTCACCTATCGTGCAACACCCTTGTGGGGTGTGGCCTTCCCAGTGTGCCCCCGGGGGACCGATGTCACACGTGGTAGAGACAGTGTGCCGTGCCACCAGGGTGCCACGTCAACGATCACTCGTGGGGAACCGACCGATCACCATGCACCGTTGTACGTCTGGTGATCAGACCGACACGTCCGGTTGACTTTTGTGATCAGTCAAGATAATCCCGGAGGACCTGCGAACGGGACGGATGGCGCAACTTCGACATCGTCTTGGACTCGATCTGGCGGATCCGCTCACGGGTGACGCCGTACACCTGACCGATCTCGTCCAGGGTCCGTGGCTGCCCGTCGGTCAGCCCGAAGCGCAGTCGCACCACG
The nucleotide sequence above comes from Plantactinospora soyae. Encoded proteins:
- a CDS encoding DEAD/DEAH box helicase translates to MGARLPAIESFPSLRAWQRKALVEYLRRRSDDFLAVATPGAGKTTFALRIAAELLADGTVEAVTVVAPTEHLKTQWSVAAARVGIQLDAAFRNADVHSSSDFHGAVVTYAQVGIAPQVHRRRTMTRRTLVILDEIHHAGDSRSWGDGVKAAFEPAVRRLMLTGTPFRSDDNPIPFVNYERGGDGLQRSRADSVYGYSDALNEGVVRPVIFLAYSGETRWRTSAGDELAARLGEPMTQDLIAQAWRTALDPAGDWMPQVLRAADARLGVLRAGGVSDAAGLVIATDQQTARAYARLIERLTGERAVVVLSDDQGSSARIAAFAESDQRWMVAVRMVSEGVDIPRLAVGVYATSASTPLFFAQAIGRFVRARRPGETASVFLPSVPHLLGLASEMEAERDHVLGAPKRGDGLDDELLERAQRSEQASGELEKRFEALSATAELDQVIFDGASFGTAAQAGTPEEEEYLGLPGLLTADQVSVLLNKRQADQLAAQRRRQAGEPAPAPRTASAPLSAAERRVSLRRQLNALVAAHHHRTGLPHGKIHAELRRRCGGPPSAQATIEQLEERIATVQTL
- a CDS encoding DUF3099 domain-containing protein, which codes for MVKRQVYQPILITDASRSQDDQLRSRQRRYIVMMSIRALCVVLGAILVGAKAPLLWLWLPLCAVGMVLIPWLAVLLANDRPPKDKHRIGARMRRSHIDETPPRALAAEERPHRVIDVEP
- a CDS encoding DUF7455 domain-containing protein — translated: MTPTLTPPPETVAPPAADERCDRCNAAGKLRITLAGGSELVFCGHHANKYAEDLVKITVRYAADPEFSWRGADLMAN
- a CDS encoding trimeric intracellular cation channel family protein, with amino-acid sequence MTASAALLLADLTGVAIFAASGASAAVAKRLDLFGVVFVGFVAALGGGIFRDLVIDEAPPLAFADWRYAVTAAVTAAAVFWLHPQLARLRTTVLVLDAAGLALFTVTGTLTALHAGMPPVGACVIGMLTGIGGGLGRDLLTGEIPVVLRREIYAVAALVGAVAVVALDRAGLAGPGPLTVAALFVFVVRLVALRRRWSAPVAAERSAREPLPDRSGPDEP
- a CDS encoding pseudouridine-5'-phosphate glycosidase, coding for MTDFQIRYGAEVAEALRAGLPVVACESTIVSHGLPRPDNLRVAREIEATVRANGAVPATIGMVEGELVVGLDDAQLTRLASTDGVAKLSVRDLAVAAASGADGATTVAATSAVAAVAGIGVFATGGLGGVHREAAQTFDESADLITLARTPITVVCAGVKSILDVGATLERLETLGVAVVGYRSRRFPGFFITDGGFDLDWSVESPEQAAAVLAARAAHRVQPSAVIVANPLPVDEQLDPELHDRTLADGLARLAADGITGKAVTPFLLAHFHSATEGASLAVNVRIILRNAALAAQIAVAAAAGAAAAAAAAERG
- a CDS encoding DUF4259 domain-containing protein → MGDWGSGNFDSDTAADHLSMITDRLLTEVAEAMAGDPVRIEPDEYWGVAVPCNLELLCRFAELGYVGVQLPNPDLAAEWKRRYLAVWEENIGEFESADYQERRRAVLEETFDRLIEASRRETVHAL
- a CDS encoding carbohydrate kinase family protein; its protein translation is MTSASARIVVVGDIVTDVVAMLSGPLAAGSDTPAGIRVTGGGQAANTAAWLAWRGHPVTLVGAVGADDAGRSRLAELTGLGVRCAVRRYPDDPTGTVIVLAGDGERTMITERGANLRLAPDDVAAALAEAPDAAHLHLSAYTLLDAGSREAGRRALAVARERGLTTSVDAASAEPLRRVGPAAFLAWVRDVDLLLANADEATVLAGPGSPADQARTLAGVTRHAVVKNGADGSVWAERDGGMVDAAARRVPVRDVTGAGDAFAAGLLAAWVTGAGPAESLGRAAELGAAAVSTLGARPVANRLG
- a CDS encoding DUF3039 domain-containing protein, which encodes MSTEVLERPELKDADTGPEMFHYVRKERIAESAVMGTFVIALCGETFPVTKAAKPGSPVCPRCKEIYDSMRD